A stretch of the Pseudomonas sp. ACM7 genome encodes the following:
- a CDS encoding sel1 repeat family protein, with product MFLKLKARASYWLARRLFHWSWFVRQPRGWSWLEGQFARMANLGDVGAQSFYGHILTFRGVGLGAREEGVRLLRLAALAGDGKAAYQVGVISIAGTPSKAPDAVEAARFWEIAAKAGHPLAELKLKELASRGSEAPPSI from the coding sequence GTGTTTTTAAAACTCAAGGCGAGGGCCAGCTACTGGCTGGCTCGCCGCTTGTTTCACTGGTCATGGTTTGTGCGCCAACCGCGTGGCTGGAGCTGGCTCGAAGGCCAGTTCGCGCGCATGGCGAACCTGGGTGATGTTGGCGCCCAGAGCTTCTACGGCCACATCCTGACCTTTCGTGGCGTCGGCCTTGGCGCTCGCGAAGAGGGAGTGCGGTTGCTGCGTCTGGCGGCGTTGGCGGGGGATGGCAAGGCGGCGTATCAAGTTGGCGTGATCAGTATCGCCGGGACACCGAGCAAGGCGCCGGATGCGGTTGAAGCTGCGCGGTTTTGGGAGATTGCTGCGAAGGCAGGGCATCCGCTGGCCGAGCTTAAACTGAAAGAGTTGGCGTCTCGCGGTTCCGAGGCACCGCCCTCAATCTGA